Proteins from one Longimicrobiaceae bacterium genomic window:
- a CDS encoding acyl-CoA reductase — translation DAVPPLAAGIGGLLQTVGVAASPERTEALAAALGRVGASRVAPLGEMAWPPGTWHHDGHPPLREMLRWCDLET, via the coding sequence GACGCGGTCCCCCCGCTGGCTGCGGGGATCGGCGGGCTGCTGCAGACGGTGGGCGTGGCGGCGTCGCCGGAGCGCACGGAGGCGCTGGCGGCCGCCCTGGGCCGCGTCGGAGCCAGCCGCGTCGCGCCGCTCGGGGAGATGGCCTGGCCCCCCGGCACCTGGCACCACGACGGCCACCCGCCGCTGCGGGAAATGCTGCGGTGGTGCGACCTGG